One segment of Carya illinoinensis cultivar Pawnee chromosome 1, C.illinoinensisPawnee_v1, whole genome shotgun sequence DNA contains the following:
- the LOC122285405 gene encoding probable WRKY transcription factor 40, whose product MDYSSWPSTRLDLNSNPTGQVLDEASNKEVESSFIDFERKLSVKHEETGALMEEMNRVSEENKKLTEMLTVMCENYNALRSQLTDYMSKNVLEKEASPTRKRKSESSNNVTGIQGNSESSSTDEESCKKPREEVIKAKISRIYVRTEASDTSLTVKDGYHWRKYGQKVTRDNPCPRAYFKCSFAPSCPVKKKVQRSVEDQSVLVATYEGEHNHPHSSQLEATSGSPHCVTLGSHPGSASLSLSGPTVALGLAKAKSSSIDTKQSKPRIDSPEVRQFLVEQMASSLTKDPNFTAALAAAISGRILPQNPTEKW is encoded by the exons ATGGATTATTCTTCATGGCCAAGTACACGTTTGGATCTTAATTCTAATCCTACAGGACAAGTTCTTGACGAGGCCTCG AACAAAGAGGTGGAAAGCAGTTTTATAGACTTTGAAAGGAAGCTTTCAGTAAAACATGAAGAG ACTGGTGCTTTAATGGAGGAAATGAACCGTGTGAGCGAGGAAAACAAGAAGCTAACCGAAATGTTGACGGTGATGTGCGAGAACTACAATGCTTTGCGAAGCCAATTGACGGATTATATGAGCAAGAACGTCCTCGAAAAGGAGGCCAGCCCAACAAGGAAAAGAAAGTCTGAAAGCAGCAATAATGTCACCGGAATTCAAGGAAATTCCGAGAGTAGCTCAACTGACGAGGAATCGTGCAAGAAACCCAGAGAGGAAGTCATCAAGGCAAAAATCTCAAGGATTTATGTCAGGACTGAAGCATCCGATACAAGCCTT ACCGTAAAGGACGGATATCATTGGAGGAAATATGGACAGAAGGTCACCAGAGACAATCCCTGTCCCAGAGCTTACTTTAAATGTTCATTTGCTCCAAGCTGCCCTGTTAAGAAGAAG GTACAAAGAAGCGTGGAAGACCAATCTGTCTTGGTTGCAACATATGAAGGCGAGCACAACCATCCCCATTCTTCTCAACTTGAGGCAACATCAGGCTCGCCTCACTGCGTGACCCTTGGTTCGCACCCCGGCTCAGCCTCTCTCAGCTTGTCTGGACCAACCGTGGCTCTTGGCTTGGCAAAAGCCAAGTCCAGTAGTATTGATACAAAGCAATCAAAACCCAGAATTGATTCGCCGGAAGTCAGACAATTCTTGGTGGAACAGATGGCATCTTCCTTGACCAAAGATCCCAATTTTACAGCAGCACTTGCCGCGGCAATTTCAGGAAGAATTTTACCCCAGAATCCAACGGAAAAATGGTGA
- the LOC122285421 gene encoding phosphatidyl-N-methylethanolamine N-methyltransferase, with amino-acid sequence MGMAAAVGVLVPFPFYYWIWTKPQSWVDLCGKGRDPSKVMAHVSHLLKLVQLVSLFSVSSLSWPPPLYFWPLLTFGQFLNFRVYQLLGESGTYYGVRFGKNIPWVTEFPFGYIKDPQYVGSIMSLLACLSLVPFQYILLWSLGYIFMIHLESKEYISTRAKIIS; translated from the exons ATGGGGATGGCGGCAGCGGTAGGGGTTTTGGTGCCGTTCCCATTTTACTACTGGATATGGACGAAGCCACAGTCATGGGTGGACCTGTGTGGGAAGGGGCGGGACCCATCGAAGGTGATGGCCCACGTCTCGCATCTCCTGAAGCTGGTTCAGTTGGTGTCACTCTTCTCCGTTTCATCCCTCTCTTGGCCACCCCCTCTCTACTTCTGGCCCCTCCTTACCTTTGGCCAGTTCCTCAACTTCAG GGTGTATCAGTTGCTTGGGGAATCTGGCACTTACTATGGAGTACGCTTTGGAAAGAACATTCCCTGGGTGACTGAATTTCCTTTTGGGTATATCAAAGATCCTCAGTATGTAGGAAGCATTATGAGTCTTCTCGCATGTCTTTCTTTGGTGCCCTTTCAGTACATTCTCCTCTGGTCACTGGGCTATATCTTCATGATTCATCTGGAATCGAAAGAATATATATCTACTCGTGCAAAGATAATCTCGTGA